One window from the genome of Anopheles merus strain MAF chromosome 3R, AmerM5.1, whole genome shotgun sequence encodes:
- the LOC121596351 gene encoding testis-specific serine/threonine-protein kinase 4-like isoform X3 — protein sequence MSAQTRLNEALPESQQRLSHQATTLATHGYIVGEVIGQGTYAVVKKAYWTKFKRTVAIKIMSKTTAGETFLQKCLPRELDAIRNLRHENIIHYYEVIETTMRVYISMRYAEHGTLLSLIRRQGHLPEVRARRYYRQLLAALEYIHTAGYAHRDIKLENMVLDGNDRLKLIDFGFACRARDADAPVLSKTFCGSHAYASPELLRFKPYDPVHADIWASGVVLYSLLYGRLPFSNEKQGGAVLVEAIVFAGRETHCLAGAGTIAVVLH from the exons ATGAGTGCGCAGACGCGGCTGAATGAAGCCCTGCCGGAAAGCCAGCAGCGCCTCTCGCACCAGGCAACGACGCTAGCCACGCACGGCTACATCGTCGGCGAGGTGATCGGCCAGGGAACGTACGCGGTCGTGAAG AAAGCGTACTGGACGAAGTTTAAGCGAACGGTGGCGATAAAGATTATGTCGAAAACGACTGCCGGCGAAACGTTCCTGCAAAAGTGTTTGCCGCGCGAGCTGGACGCGATCCGCAATCTGCGCCACGAAAACATTATCCACTACTACGAAGTGATCGAAACGACGATGAG GGTCTACATTTCCATGCGGTACGCCGAGCACGGTACGCTGCTCAGCTTGATACGCAGGCAGGGCCACCTGCCGGAAGTGCGCGCCCGCCGGTACTACCGCCAGCTGCTGGCCGCCCTCGAGTACATACACACGGCCGGGTACGCCCATCGGGACATCAAGCTCGAAAACATGGTGCTCGATGGGAACGACCGGCTGAAGCTGATCGATTTCGGGTTCGCCTGTCGGGCGCGGGACGCCGACGCGCCGGTCCTGTCCAAAACGTTCTGCGGCAGCCACGCGTACGCCAGCCCGGAGCTGCTGCGGTTCAAACCGTACGATCCCGTCCACGCCGACATCTGGGCGTCCGGCGTGGTGCTGTACTCGCTGCTTTACGGCCGGCTACCGTTCTCCAACGAAAAACAG GGAGGTGCAGTGCTTGTTGAAGCAATTGTTTTTGCCGGTAGAGAAACGCATTGCCTGGCCGGAGCTGGGACGATCGCTGTGGTTCTTCATTGA
- the LOC121596351 gene encoding testis-specific serine/threonine-protein kinase 3-like isoform X1, whose protein sequence is MSAQTRLNEALPESQQRLSHQATTLATHGYIVGEVIGQGTYAVVKKAYWTKFKRTVAIKIMSKTTAGETFLQKCLPRELDAIRNLRHENIIHYYEVIETTMRVYISMRYAEHGTLLSLIRRQGHLPEVRARRYYRQLLAALEYIHTAGYAHRDIKLENMVLDGNDRLKLIDFGFACRARDADAPVLSKTFCGSHAYASPELLRFKPYDPVHADIWASGVVLYSLLYGRLPFSNEKQVNLLLQKINRGVIFPSNITVSREVQCLLKQLFLPVEKRIAWPELGRSLWFFIELEEESPGQVEWPQPAPDGVAEPSAAKRSKVDNKA, encoded by the exons ATGAGTGCGCAGACGCGGCTGAATGAAGCCCTGCCGGAAAGCCAGCAGCGCCTCTCGCACCAGGCAACGACGCTAGCCACGCACGGCTACATCGTCGGCGAGGTGATCGGCCAGGGAACGTACGCGGTCGTGAAG AAAGCGTACTGGACGAAGTTTAAGCGAACGGTGGCGATAAAGATTATGTCGAAAACGACTGCCGGCGAAACGTTCCTGCAAAAGTGTTTGCCGCGCGAGCTGGACGCGATCCGCAATCTGCGCCACGAAAACATTATCCACTACTACGAAGTGATCGAAACGACGATGAG GGTCTACATTTCCATGCGGTACGCCGAGCACGGTACGCTGCTCAGCTTGATACGCAGGCAGGGCCACCTGCCGGAAGTGCGCGCCCGCCGGTACTACCGCCAGCTGCTGGCCGCCCTCGAGTACATACACACGGCCGGGTACGCCCATCGGGACATCAAGCTCGAAAACATGGTGCTCGATGGGAACGACCGGCTGAAGCTGATCGATTTCGGGTTCGCCTGTCGGGCGCGGGACGCCGACGCGCCGGTCCTGTCCAAAACGTTCTGCGGCAGCCACGCGTACGCCAGCCCGGAGCTGCTGCGGTTCAAACCGTACGATCCCGTCCACGCCGACATCTGGGCGTCCGGCGTGGTGCTGTACTCGCTGCTTTACGGCCGGCTACCGTTCTCCAACGAAAAACAGGTGAACCTGCTGCTACAG AAAATCAACCGCGGTGTTATATTCCCGTCCAACATAACCGTATCCAGGGAGGTGCAGTGCTTGTTGAAGCAATTGTTTTTGCCGGTAGAGAAACGCATTGCCTGGCCGGAGCTGGGACGATCGCTGTGGTTCTTCATTGAGCTGGAGGAAGAGTCGCCCGGACAGGTGGAATGGCCCCAGCCCGCACCGGACGGTGTGGCCGAACCATCCGCTGCCAAGCGCAGCAAGGTGGACAATAAAGCTTAG
- the LOC121596351 gene encoding testis-specific serine/threonine-protein kinase 3-like isoform X2, producing MSAQTRLNEALPESQQRLSHQATTLATHGYIVGEVIGQGTYAVVKKAYWTKFKRTVAIKIMSKTTAGETFLQKCLPRELDAIRNLRHENIIHYYEVIETTMRVYISMRYAEHGTLLSLIRRQGHLPEVRARRYYRQLLAALEYIHTAGYAHRDIKLENMVLDGNDRLKLIDFGFACRARDADAPVLSKTFCGSHAYASPELLRFKPYDPVHADIWASGVVLYSLLYGRLPFSNEKQKINRGVIFPSNITVSREVQCLLKQLFLPVEKRIAWPELGRSLWFFIELEEESPGQVEWPQPAPDGVAEPSAAKRSKVDNKA from the exons ATGAGTGCGCAGACGCGGCTGAATGAAGCCCTGCCGGAAAGCCAGCAGCGCCTCTCGCACCAGGCAACGACGCTAGCCACGCACGGCTACATCGTCGGCGAGGTGATCGGCCAGGGAACGTACGCGGTCGTGAAG AAAGCGTACTGGACGAAGTTTAAGCGAACGGTGGCGATAAAGATTATGTCGAAAACGACTGCCGGCGAAACGTTCCTGCAAAAGTGTTTGCCGCGCGAGCTGGACGCGATCCGCAATCTGCGCCACGAAAACATTATCCACTACTACGAAGTGATCGAAACGACGATGAG GGTCTACATTTCCATGCGGTACGCCGAGCACGGTACGCTGCTCAGCTTGATACGCAGGCAGGGCCACCTGCCGGAAGTGCGCGCCCGCCGGTACTACCGCCAGCTGCTGGCCGCCCTCGAGTACATACACACGGCCGGGTACGCCCATCGGGACATCAAGCTCGAAAACATGGTGCTCGATGGGAACGACCGGCTGAAGCTGATCGATTTCGGGTTCGCCTGTCGGGCGCGGGACGCCGACGCGCCGGTCCTGTCCAAAACGTTCTGCGGCAGCCACGCGTACGCCAGCCCGGAGCTGCTGCGGTTCAAACCGTACGATCCCGTCCACGCCGACATCTGGGCGTCCGGCGTGGTGCTGTACTCGCTGCTTTACGGCCGGCTACCGTTCTCCAACGAAAAACAG AAAATCAACCGCGGTGTTATATTCCCGTCCAACATAACCGTATCCAGGGAGGTGCAGTGCTTGTTGAAGCAATTGTTTTTGCCGGTAGAGAAACGCATTGCCTGGCCGGAGCTGGGACGATCGCTGTGGTTCTTCATTGAGCTGGAGGAAGAGTCGCCCGGACAGGTGGAATGGCCCCAGCCCGCACCGGACGGTGTGGCCGAACCATCCGCTGCCAAGCGCAGCAAGGTGGACAATAAAGCTTAG